CATTGTCAATGGCCCAAAATTAGGGGGATGGGCCACCCTAAGAATTCCTCGCAATGGCAGACGCATCTTATTTTGACTTATACACCCTGACGTAATCGATATAATATTTTTGCGGGAAAATGGAATCGTCTATGCCTTTTTGTGCGCCCCATGAGCCGCCGATCGCGAGATTCAAAATAAGGTAATGTTCCTTGTCATACGGCCAGACCGCGTTTCCCGTCCCTTCGTTTTTGAATGTAAAATATTTATTGTCATCGATGAAAAAATCTATACGGTCCTCAAACCACTCGATCGCGTACACGTGGAATTTCTCATAAGGCTTGTCCACTTCTATATTCCTGCCTTTACCCGTCCCTTTGACGTGGTTGTAGTCCTGCGTGTGAATGTTGGCGTGTATCCTGTTCGGGTCGAAACCTACATTTTCCATAATATCAATTTCGCCGCATGTCGGCCAGCCAACCTGCCTCATATTCGTTCCGAGCATCCAGATCGCCGGCCATGTCCCTCTGCCGGTCGGCAGTTTCGCACGGACTTGAACGCGGCCGTAACGCCAGCTTGCTTTGCCAAGCGTAA
This Deltaproteobacteria bacterium DNA region includes the following protein-coding sequences:
- a CDS encoding glycoside hydrolase family 16 protein; its protein translation is MSRAATIFLLTLSVLFSAASAAEWELVFSDEFDYAGLPDPNRWDYEVGFIRNQESQYYTKARKENARVEDGMLIIEAIKEKFPNPAYNPGSRARRPEFAEYTSASLITLGKASWRYGRVQVRAKLPTGRGTWPAIWMLGTNMRQVGWPTCGEIDIMENVGFDPNRIHANIHTQDYNHVKGTGKGRNIEVDKPYEKFHVYAIEWFEDRIDFFIDDNKYFTFKNEGTGNAVWPYDKEHYLILNLAIGGSWGAQKGIDDSIFPQKYYIDYVRVYKSK